The following coding sequences are from one Salvia hispanica cultivar TCC Black 2014 chromosome 3, UniMelb_Shisp_WGS_1.0, whole genome shotgun sequence window:
- the LOC125216578 gene encoding 1-aminocyclopropane-1-carboxylate oxidase homolog 1-like, giving the protein MVVSSESDAYDWAKAVKEFDEAKSGVKGLVDAGVTELPRLFVHPAEHLLDLSNPTDPDLPTIDFAGPRREVVEAVRRASQEWGFFRMVNHGVPRQTMDAMLDAARRFHEQPAEEKAPLYSDDSRRRVRFSSNSALREKDAASWRDILTCVFNDDEIDTELIPEACRAEVLEYVERMIELRETMAEVMSEALGLPSNYLSEMECMKSEAMACLYYPVCPEPRKTLGTPKHSDTTFLTLLMQDDIGGLQILHGGQWVNVPPVPGALIANIGDLMQIISNDKFISVEHRVVAQPVGPRISVACFFTPSMSAVAKPFGPIKELLSDENPAIYKKFMFRDYCQYYKMKGQDVPSTLPHYKI; this is encoded by the exons atggtgGTTTCTAGTGAATCTGATGCTTACGATTGGGCTAAAGCAGTGAAGGAATTCGACGAGGCGAAATCCGGCGTGAAGGGCCTAGTCGACGCCGGCGTGACGGAGCTGCCGCGCCTCTTCGTGCACCCGGCGGAGCATCTCCTTGACCTTAGCAACCCCACCGACCCGGACCTCCCCACCATCGACTTCGCCGGGCCGCGGCGCGAGGTGGTGGAGGCGGTCCGCCGGGCGTCGCAGGAGTGGGGCTTCTTCCGCATGGTCAACCACGGCGTCCCTCGCCAGACGATGGACGCCATGCTCGACGCGGCGCGGCGCTTCCACGAGCAGCCGGCGGAGGAGAAGGCGCCGCTCTACTCCGACGACAGCCGGCGGCGCGTGAGGTTCAGCAGCAACAGCGCGTTAAGGGAGAAGGACGCCGCGTCGTGGAGGGACATCCTGACGTGTGTTTTCAACGACGATGAGATTGATACGGAGCTGATCCCGGAGGCGTGTAGGGCGGAGGTGCTGGAGTATGTGGAGCGGATGATCGAGCTGAGGGAGACGATGGCGGAGGTGATGTCGGAGGCGCTGGGGCTTCCGAGCAACTATTTATCGGAGATGGAGTGTATGAAGAGCGAGGCGATGGCGTGTTTGTATTATCCGGTGTGTCCCGAACCGCGGAAAACCCTTGGGACGCCCAAGCATTCCGACACCACGTTCCTCACCTTGCTTATGCAGGACGACATCGGCGGTCTCCAGATTCTCCATGGCGGTCAATGGGTCAACGTGCCCCCCGTGCCCGGGGCTCTCATTGCCAACATTGGTGATCTCATGCAG ATAATTAGCAATGACAAGTTCATAAGCGTGGAGCATAGAGTGGTGGCGCAGCCGGTGGGCCCGAGGATATCAGTGGCGTGTTTCTTCACTCCGAGCATGAGTGCGGTGGCAAAGCCATTTGGTCCGATCAAAGAGCTGCTATCCGATGAGAATCCGGCTATATACAAGAAGTTTATGTTCAGAGACTACTGCCAATACTACAAGATGAAAGGCCAAGATGTTCCCTCAACTTTGCCTCATTACAAGATCTGA
- the LOC125210202 gene encoding probably inactive copalyl diphosphate synthase 3-like — protein MYILSTGPINSPLGNSHGSISSAQGRRLSSQNRSNENGSWIWKNVRQEIPPHVDNRRIFRKDARGGKLKFNVCSGNIDSFELQPINKIRYGLETPWYARLPRLDARFFIEHYNADEVLIGYSIYKLNDIKKNTYLELAKSDYNTCQEQHQIEWNHLQKWYEDCNLEEFGISRKNILEAHFFVVASISEAERSGERLAWVKSQILAEILSTYYFIKQRDQFKDQDTEFSTAFSTKIHVKGKGYKNVQRIITILFEALTQMKEIARNAQEGIDGDVSDDLLHEAWGGWLKKLGEGTGEEIPEVEVIVRTINVCGGHILSKEVLSHHEYETLSQLTNQLCHHLLKLENHKTIDEEIKKEMELLVQLVMQDSSNGISKATKQMFLMVAKTFYHKAYFSAQEIEHHISRILFEQVV, from the exons ATGTACATTCTTTCAACTGGACCGATCAATTCCCCTTTAGGAAATAGCCACGGATCAATCTCATCCGCTCAAGGGCGTCGTCTTTCGTCGCAAAATCGCAGTAACG AGAATGGTTCATGGATATGGAAGAATGTGAGACAAGAAATTCCACCCCATGTGGATAATCGTCGTATTTTCAGAAAAGATGCAAGAGGag gtaaattgaagtttaatgtATGTTCCGGAAATATTGATAGCTTCGAGTTGCAACCAATCAACAAG ATAAGATATGGGCTAGAAACGCCATGGTATGCGAGACTTCCTCGCCTGGATGCTCGATTCTTTATCGAGCATTACAATGCAGATGAAGTACTGATCGGCTATTCAATTTACAA GCtaaatgacataaaaaagAACACCTATCTCGAACTTGCAAAATCAGATTACAACACATGTCAAGAACAACATCAAATAGAATGGAACCATTTACAAAA ATGGTATGAAGATTGCAACCTTGAGGAGTTCGGGATAAGCAGAAAGAACATTCTAGAAGCCCATTTTTTCGTGGTCGCGAGCATATCTGAGGCGGAGAGATCGGGAGAGAGACTAGCTTGGGTTAAATCTCAAATTCTAGCTGAAATTCTTtcaacttattacttcattaagCAACGTGATCAGTTTAAGGATCAGGACACTGAATTTTCTACAGCATTCAGCACCAAAATCCATGTTAAAGGAAAAGG TTACAAGAATGTACAACGGATTATAACCATACTCTTTGAAGCCCTAACACAAATGAAGGAAATTGCTCGAAATGCACAAGAAGGAATCGATGGAGATGTTAGCGACGACCTACTGCATGAGGCG TGGGGAGGATGGTTAAAGAAGCTTGGTGAAGGAACAGGAGAAGAAATTCCAGAAGTAGAAGTGATAGTAAGGACTATAAATGTTTGTGGTGGCCATATTCTCTCCAAAGAGGTTTTATCTCACCATGAATACGAGACTCTCTCCCAACTCACTAATCAACTTTGCCACCACCTTCTCAAGCTTGAAAATCACAAG ACTATTGACGAGGaaatcaaaaaggaaatggaGCTACTGGTGCAATTAGTGATGCAGGACTCATCCAACGGCATAAGTAAAGCCACGAAACAAATGTTTTTGATGGTCGCAAAAACATTTTATCACAAGGCTTATTTTTCTGCTCAAGAAATTGAACACCACATATCAAGAATACTGTTCGAGCAGGTTGTGTAA